The sequence below is a genomic window from Streptomyces sp. B21-105.
CACGCGGCGCGCAGATGGGTGATCGACTCCGACAGCGAGTGCAGGATGACCGGCTCGAAGGCGTTGAGCTGGAGCTGTCCGGCCTCGGCGGCCATGGTGATGGTGACGTCGTTGCCGATCACCTGGAAGGCGACCTGGTTGACGACCTCGGGGATCACCGGGTTGACCTTGCCGGGCATGATCGACGAACCCGCCTGCACCGGCGGCAGGTTGATCTCGCCGAGGCCGGCGCGCGGCCCGGACGACAGCAGCCTCAGGTCGTTGCAGCTCTTCGAGAGCTTGACGGCGATCCGCTTCAGGACGCCGGACATCTGTACGAACGCGCCGCAGTCCTGGGTGGCCTCGACCAGGTTCGCGGCGGTCACCAGCGGCAGCCCCGTGATCCGCGCGAGGTGGCCGCGGGCCGACTCGGCGTAGCCGACGGGCGCGTTGAGGCCGGTGCCGATCGCGGTGGCGCCCAGGTTGATCTCGTGGATCAGCTCGACGGCCTCGGCGAGTCGGCTGCGGTCCTCGTCCGTCATGACGGCGTACGCGGAGAACTCCTGGCCGAGCGTCATCGGCACCGCGTCCTGCAGCTGGGTGCGGCCCATCTTGAGCACGTCGCGGAACTCGACGGCCTTGCGGGCGTAGGAATCCTGCAGCACGGCCATCGCGTCGAGCAGTCCGCGCACCGCGAAGACCGTCGCCACCTTGACGGCGGTCGGGTACACGTCGTTGG
It includes:
- the aspA gene encoding aspartate ammonia-lyase; the encoded protein is MTTAAVTRSEHDLLGDRDVPAEAYWGVHTLRATENFPITGTPISAHPHLVDALAAVKEAAALANEELGLLAPEKAAAIVAACREIRAGRLHDQFVVDVVQGGAGTSTNMNANEVIANRALELLGHAKGEYRHLHPNEHVNLGQSTNDVYPTAVKVATVFAVRGLLDAMAVLQDSYARKAVEFRDVLKMGRTQLQDAVPMTLGQEFSAYAVMTDEDRSRLAEAVELIHEINLGATAIGTGLNAPVGYAESARGHLARITGLPLVTAANLVEATQDCGAFVQMSGVLKRIAVKLSKSCNDLRLLSSGPRAGLGEINLPPVQAGSSIMPGKVNPVIPEVVNQVAFQVIGNDVTITMAAEAGQLQLNAFEPVILHSLSESITHLRAACLTLAERCVDGITANTEALRASVENSIGLVTALNPHIGYTAATDIAKEALVSGRGVAELVLEKGLLPAERLAGLLRPEVLAGSGHAPA